One segment of Carya illinoinensis cultivar Pawnee chromosome 1, C.illinoinensisPawnee_v1, whole genome shotgun sequence DNA contains the following:
- the LOC122306177 gene encoding LOB domain-containing protein 36-like codes for MSSSYTPCAACKSMRRKCTQECSFAPYFPPDQPQKFANIHNVFGACNVSKLLNELHPSQREDAVKSLAYEAETRLLDPVYGCVGLVSMLQHRVRQVQTDIVRARIELASYIGPQAAMVPLVQQYPGIGYMPQQHEQPGNPSSSVVLPQQQQGNPSSSAVLPYNMSPMLGIPVRAPTRGGALVIREPRPQHQPQHQHHQYQLFEAQQLAAASAAAAQQELLLAYEQQQQLLQHMHLHPNQQKPELVMFNRLIDPAAVAGSSGTASGFNQMNLAMSPSLTLGAYENPCEIELQQGEQQGPSDHHHQLEAQLLLQSQQAQANRKGKQIV; via the coding sequence ATGTCGTCATCGTACACTCCCTGTGCAGCGTGCAAGTCCATGAGGCGGAAGTGCACGCAGGAGTGCTCGTTCGCTCCGTATTTCCCGCCGGACCAGCCCCAGAAGTTCGCCAATATACACAATGTCTTTGGCGCCTGTAACGTGAGCAAGCTTCTCAACGAGCTCCACCCCTCGCAGCGCGAGGACGCCGTGAAATCGTTGGCATACGAGGCAGAAACTCGTCTGTTGGACCCCGTGTATGGTTGCGTTGGCCTCGTCTCGATGCTTCAGCATAGAGTGAGACAGGTTCAAACTGATATTGTCCGTGCCAGGATAGAGCTTGCTAGCTACATTGGGCCGCAGGCCGCAATGGTCCCCCTTGTGCAACAGTACCCGGGGATAGGGTATATGCCCCAACAGCATGAGCAGCCGGGCAATCCTTCGTCCTCGGTTGTTTTACCCCAACAGCAGCAGGGCAATCCTTCGTCCTCGGCTGTTTTACCCTACAACATGTCGCCAATGCTTGGGATTCCTGTCAGGGCTCCGACGCGTGGTGGGGCATTGGTGATTCGCGAGCCCAGGCCCCAACACCAACCGCAGCACCAGCACCACCAATATCAGTTATttgaggcacaacaattggcaGCGGCTTCGGCTGCGGCAGCGCAACAAGAACTTTTACTGGCTTATGAGCAGCAGCAACAACTGCTGCAGCACATGCATCTGCACCCGAACCAGCAAAAACCAGAGCTTGTAATGTTCAACAGATTAATCGACCCAGCGGCCGTAGCGGGCAGTTCGGGCACTGCTAGTGGGTTCAACCAGATGAATCTTGCCATGTCGCCTTCGTTAACTCTGGGCGCATATGAGAACCCTTGCGAGATTGAACTACAGCAAGGGGAACAACAAGGCCCTTCTGATCACCACCATCAACTTGAGGCGCAGCTCTTGCTCCAATCACAACAGGCACAAGCAAATCGAAAAGGCAAGCAAATCGTGTAG
- the LOC122306168 gene encoding 50S ribosomal protein L25, with product MAKWWRSAASNLRTVVANSPTAQPSSSYHTIQAVPRECSGSRVSARDRAQGRIPAVVLSQQLLLRKDEPKSSSELSRKRLLTTERKQIQSILKTVDLPFFYCTTFPLQIRAGSGSSHLLESGTVLPIKIHRNEETGKILNLVFVWAEEGSELNVEVPIVFKGEDVCPGLKKGGQLNRIRTSLKYLCPAEHIPSKIEVDVSNLDIEDRISMGDVEVHPSLKLLSKNEAMPICKIVAPKLETPEPASL from the exons ATGGCGAAGTGGTGGCGTTCCGCAGCCAGCAACCTGAGGACCGTGGTGGCAAACAGCCCTACGGCTCAACCTTCGTCTTCATACCACACCATCCAAGCGGTCCCTCGCGAGTGCAGTGGGAGCAGAGTTTCGGCGAGGGACAGAGCCCAGGGCCGGATCCCGGCCGTGGTGCTCTCCCAGCAGCTCCTTCTCCGGAAGGACGAGCCGAAGAGCAGCTCTGAATTATCCCGGAAGCGTTTGCTCACTACCGAAAGAAAGCAGATTCAGTCCATCCTCAAGACCGTAGACCTCCCCTTCTTCTACTGCACCACCTTCCCGCTACAGATCCGCGCCGGGTCTGGATCCTCTCACCTACTTGAATCCGGAACCGTCCTCCCCATCAAG ATTCACAGGAATGAAGAGACTGGGAAGATATTGAATCTGGTTTTTGTTTGGGCGGAGGAAGGCTCGGAGTTGAATGTTGAAGTGCCCATTGTTTTCAAAGGCGAAGATGTTTGTCCCGGTCTTAAGAAAG GTGGCCAACTAAATAGGATAAGAACTAGTCTAAAATATCTTTGTCCAGCCGAACACATTCCTTCCAAAATCGAGGTGGACGTGAGCAATCTAGACATTGAGGATAGAATATCCATGGGTGATGTTGAGGTGCATCCATCCTTGAAGCTTCTTAGTAAGAATGAAGCAATGCCTATATGTAAGATAGTTGCCCCAAAGTTGGAAACCCCAGAACCTGCCAGTTTATAG
- the LOC122306185 gene encoding protein misato homolog 1, whose translation MKEIVTIQVGGFANFIGSHFWNFQDELLGLAADPCGDPVFKNHSLNMDVLYRSGETQQGTLTYSPRLVSVDFQGSLGSMSSRGSFYNEATSAPPDVVTWTGNVSTHVAEPQRRNLFLQRLNEEEQENLTPVNSISGGSNDPQREIHDEDIVDFLDNGVKYWTDFSKVHYHPQSFYELGGLWMDSQQFDSYGVGRDAFSWDLRGEEISERLRFFVEECDHIQGFQFIVDDSGGFSSVAADFLENIADEYRNTPLLLYAVRDPGSYAIHKSQKQAISKNLHDAISFSRLSSLCKLIVPVGLPSLSRSKASAFLCIEDQKPYHCSAVYAAALHSISLPFRMEALGPSADSHNVSGAFDVNSVVQMLSGQGRKNMVAIMDVAMPAPFMTGRQAEKSLLGNLQPLTPEIAEDVEDLQAVESMTIHGALGTGGHQAPISEVKDMVHAAYENAITRPKFCNLSVALCPLPIPLPFPKIFRSVVGQHGELLGTPVNGSPLRGSLDVHSIPMAGRLRSSSAVLPFLENRLGNLRKFGTQQGAAGAELVRRWGFGKDELEDMGETLSTVVRELDPRSQASSDSD comes from the exons ATGAAGGAGATTGTGACTATTCAAGTCGGAGGTTTCGCTAACTTCATTGGCTCTCACTTCTGGAACTTCCAG GATGAGTTGCTTGGGTTGGCTGCGGACCCTTGTGGTGATCCAGTATTCAAGAATCATTCTCTAAATATGGACGTGCTCTACCGCAGTGGTGAGACACAACAG GGCACCCTTACATATAGTCCTCGCCTGGTTTCTGTGGACTTCCAAG GTTCGCTTGGATCTATGAGTTCACGTGGTTCATTTTATAATGAGGCTACGTCTGCACCTCCAGATGTTGTGACATG GACTGGTAATGTTTCCACTCATGTGGCTGAACCACAGAGGAGGAATTTGTTCTTGCAAAGATTGAATGAAGAAGAGCAGGAGAATTTGACTCCAGTGAATAGCATAAGTGGTGGGAGTAATGACCCTCAGAGAGAGATTCATGATGAGGATATAGTTGACTTCTTAGATAATGGTGTCAAATATTGGACAGACTTCTCTAAAGTTCACTACCATCCCCAAAGTTTTTATGAACTGGGTGGGTTATGGATGGACTCTCAGCAATTTGATAGTTATGGAGTTGGAAGGGACGCCTTCTCCTGGGATTTACGAGGAGAAGAAATTAGTGAAAGGCTTCGATTTTTTGTAGAAGAGTGTGACCATATTCAG GGTTTTCAGTTCATTGTCGATGATTCAGGAGGATTCTCCTCTGTAGCTGCTGATTTCCTGGAGAATATTGCTGATGAATACAGAAACACCCCTCTATTGCTCTATGCTGTCAGGGATCCTGGTTCTTATGCGATCCACAAAAGCCAAAAGCAAGCAATCTCTAAGAATCTTCATGATGCAATTTCATTTTCAAGACTGTCATCCTTGTGTAAACTGATTGTGCCAGTTGGTCTACCCTCCTTGAGTAGAA GTAAAGCTTCCGCATTCCTCTGCATTGAAGATCAGAAGCCTTACCACTGCAGTGCAGTTTATGCTGCTGCACTGCATTCTATTAGTCTCCCTTTTCGAATGGAAGCACTTGGCCCCTCTGCTGATTCACATAATGTTTCAGGTGCTTTTGATGTCAATAGTGTTGTACAAATGTTATCAGGGCAGGGTAGGAAGAATATGGTGGCTATTATGGATGTTGCAATGCCAGCACCTTTCATGACTG GGAGACAGGCTGAAAAGTCTTTGTTAGGTAATTTGCAGCCATTGACACCAGAGATAGCAGAAGATGTGGAAGACTTGCAGGCGGTAGAATCCATGACCATCCATGGAGCACTTGGGACAG GAGGCCATCAGGCTCCAATTTCTGAAGTAAAAGATATGGTTCATGCTGCCTATGAAAATGCAATAACAAGACCAAAGTTCTGCAATCTATCTGTGGCTCTTTGTCCTCTCCCAATTCCTTTACCTTTTCCTAAAATATTTAGAAGTGTTGTTGGCCAACATGGTGAGCTGTTGGGTACTCCTGTCAATGGTTCTCCATTGAGGGGATCGCTTGATGTCCATTCCATCCCGATGGCAGGTAGACTACGTTCTAGCAGTGCTGTCTTGCCATTCCTGGAGAATAGATTAGGAAATCTTCGAAAATTTGGAACTCAGCAAGGGGCAGCTGGGGCCGAGTTAGTTAGGAGGTGGGGCTTTGGAAAGGATGAATTAGAAGATATGGGAGAGACACTATCTACAGTGGTTCGAGAATTGGATCCTCGATCGCAGGCATCATCAGACTCAGATTAA